The following DNA comes from Lathamus discolor isolate bLatDis1 chromosome 5, bLatDis1.hap1, whole genome shotgun sequence.
GTGCGctgggggaaagagggaaacaaCACCTCTGTAAGCCTCTGCACTGGACAGACGGTGAATCAAGGGGGAGGTTAGCTAAACTGTGTACCCAGCGAGGCAGCAAAGCAGCTTACATGGGCCAGCTGACCCTTCTCCCAAAGAAAGGATCAAAACCTCTAGCCACAGTTGAAAAATTCCTCAATTTTTAAGTGACATCCTAAACCTCTGATTTTCCTTTCACCGATGGACAACAAGGCTTCCACTAGACCTGTCCCAGGtcagcagctgtgcctgggcaaTTAATATTGACAAGCTTTCCTCTTCATTAAAAGTAATCCCCAGACATTTAAAACTTCCTCTAGAAGATTAACATGACtcatctctcctcctccctgacaAACATAAgcatattctgctgctgcttctcagtaaCACAGCcaagagagcagagcagtgaaGGATGCTAGCATGAGGCACAGTTTTATCATGCAGACTCCTTGCAGCAGGCTTAGCTACAGCATGGAGAGCTGGGATCCTTGCCCTTGGAGGCTGctgtcctgcctgctgccttcctcctcgTATCCCATTTTGCTCTCTGTTATCTCCTGCTCTATGTATTTCCCTTGCTTCCTGGTGcctgctgccttctccctgcAGCAAACTTTCCCATATTTTGAGATAACAAACATAGAAAACGGGTGGTCCTTTCACCGCCATCCATGTCTAAGCGTTGTGTGCATGTTACAACGCTTGTCAGGAGCCATGCCACCAAGCAGACAAAGAAGAGCACTGTGCTGGCTTGACTAGCTTAAAGTTGGAAGGTGAAGCCTTTCATAAACATGCTAGATATCAGCTGGGCTTAGCCAAACCCCAGGACTCTACTGGTCAAGAGTATGGAATAATGAAAAGGTGGCTCATTTTGTTGTGGAATGAACCTTTGGCACCAGCTGAGGACTTGGCGATCCAGACATTGCCTTCATTGCCTTCCCGTCGCCTGTTGTAGGCTGCCAAGAAGACTTCCCGCTCGTCCGTCCTTGTGTTGTTTATGAGGTGGCGAATTCCATTCTGGGCTGGAGCCACAGGGGTCTTCAAGTTTGTTGGGTAAATCACATACGACTCCGGGAACCATGTGCACGACTCCGATAGTTCAGGGCTTGTCTTGATCAGCCTGGGTGAACAGAGACAGGTTGTTAATCTCCAGAGCTCCCACCTGCATGGGCATCATTTAAGTAAAAATCATAATTAACTGGGCTCTTTTGCTTGGTGGTGAATAGCAGTGGCCACTGAAGACTGCTGGCAACCCACTGAAAGCAAGGACACAGTTACACATTTCATGTCCGAAAGTGTCTTGGATGTCTCTGGCACATCTCTCCTTCCAATAACGTCTACAGATGCCAGCAAATTCCTGGTAGCAGAGCCCAGGCCCATTTTCTTTCAGAGTCATGGTTGCTGCCCTCCCCTCTTAACGCTCACTCTGAGCTTGCCGAAGGCCAAAAGCAGAGCTCACAACTTGCTGATTCTCTCTGTGAGAGACTGAGTGGCAGTCAGTCAGTGACATCCTGGTTGCCTTGAGGAACGTCATTTGTGGTCCCTTGGGTTCCTAAGTAGCTGGATGCACGGTTCACCCACAGTTAGAAAGGTCAGCCAAGCTCCAGGAACGAAAAAGAGGTGTGCAAGCACTTTCAGCACTGCCTCTAGACCATGGGCCAGAGAAATCCAGCTGGGGAGCACTGCAAGTGCTTGTGTAAAGAACACTCTGCTAGTTCCTGACAAACACCACCACAGCTGTGAAGTGACTGGGACCAGGTTCttcacaggggaaaaagagacCTTGGATCAGCACACCCAGTCTGCAGGACTGCATCAGCAAGAGGCAGCACAAACACTAATGTGGAATCAAATGCTTGAAGGAGATCAAGAGCTCTGACATGAAGATGCCCTAATGGCTGCAGAGTttgcacagggaagagcttatCTACAATGAAAGCTCATCCACATTTCCCCAGGAGAGCCTGGCATAGCTGGTCATGCAGAAATAACCCCCAGAGCTCTGCTTGGAGATGTTTCCAAGCATCTGTTTGACCAACAAATCTCATTAGCTGAAGGCATATTAGTGTCTCATCTCTGTACgaaacagagaataaaaaggGTAAGTTTGAATTAAATGTCCACaaggaaaaagagcagatatgggttgtttggtttttttttcctctcttttgatTTGGCTCTAATCTGATTCAATGCACTCTCTGGTTTCAAGCAGATGTAATTCAGTGGAAATAGCATTTCCCCTGAAGTTACAAAGAAGTCTTTATGCACTCAGATAGCTCCAGAgaccagcacaggagcctgaaGAGAGCACGTGTCGGGACACTCCCAGGGCAGCTGCTCTCTGAAATACCTTCTCAAGAGCTTCAACGCTCAACCATGCTCAGAAGAATTTCTGCCCAACCCATGTAATGTTTCGGTGCATGTCTTACTTCACTAGAGACGCTTTGCGGCACAGCTTGTCTGCTCCCCTGTAGTAATTCACCAGCTGCACGAGACCGGGTTCGTGGCCTAAAAAGGGGAAACAAAGACATCAGACAAACTTCTCTATTAATAAAGGAAACACATGTGCTTGGTGGAAAGGACCTGTGCAGGAGGGCACAGAATGGAGGCTGTTTCCTTGCCCTGTGTCACAGAAACAGACTCTAAGCTGGTACTAGCGCCTgggtttcctttctttcaatTACAAAAACCTGACACTTCAATATTCCAATGGAAAATAACGATTTCCTAATTCATGCTAGGAACTGGCAACATCACCAAAGAATGTTCTCCATTTCCTGGTGGCAGTTTTTAAAAGCGAAGATTTCAGCTACTCTTaaatgcagcagcaggatgcaggaAAGCTCACCATGATACAAAGAACACAGCTTAGGACAGGGcctcatttctttcttcatgtgCAGCAGGATTCTCTGTAGGACACTGGGAAATGTTAAAGGATGTGTGTCTTACTTCACTCTGGGAGTTTGCAGAGGTAGACCCAGGTATTGCCCCAGGCATCATTCACCTCTTGCACATCCATGTTCAGCTGCAGTGGCTGTGTGGGAGAGACTGCATGGTGATGCCCAGATTTGTGTTACACTACAGACAACTGCTGCCATCCTGTCCAGCTTCCAGCTGAGTGCAAGACATAGAATAAAgctatagaatggtttgggctggaagggaccttaaagctcatccagttccaaccccctgccatgagcagggacaccttccactagagcaggttgctccaagccctgtccaacctggccttgagcactgccagggatggggcagaaacagcttctccgggcaccctgtgccagggcttcagcaccctcccagggaagagcttcttcctcatGTCTCACCTAATTTTACTCACATGGTGCCCACTAGTACAACCCCAAGTGATGTAAATAGCTACAGTTCTGTGAATTAATGTCTCCTTCCACTGAGCAGAGACTttaggaaaaccaaaccaacccagcTTTGATGCAACAGTTGCTCAGGACGACAGCTTTAGGAAAATGTTATAGAGAAGATACAGCTTTTTGGAAGATGCATCAAAATAACCATGTTATTTTTGGTTTGAATCTACTCATTTCAGGCAACCAGCTCTGGCTACAAGAGGATGGGTTAAAGAAGCCAGTGCCAAGACacaacctgctggccacattAGAGCCTGGCTACACTGCATGTGAGCATCCTTGCTGCTTTAAGCCTCCCCTGGcgcttccctgcctgctgcagacaCCATGACGCTGGGAGGTGACCAGATGGCACTGCCATGTGATGTGGACTTGTCACTCACAAACACATGAGGAGACAAGGGAAAAGGTGCTGGAGCTGGCGACTTGCAGTCTGAAAGAGCAGTCAGTGCTGGGTCTGAACTGCAAGAAAAGGGCTGCAAAAGCCAtcctgccctggagctgctggggcaagggagctcctcctgctctgaTGTTTCTGCAGCCACAAGAAGTGCTGCAAACTCACCccagaaaggaagaaaccagGTCcaagaggagggagggagaccAGGAGGGTCCTGCCAGCCAATGGATGCAGACATGGGGGACTGCGGGAGGGAAACTGCTGGGGTCTGCAGTGCTCTCATCCCAAACCTGCTCCAACAGGCCTGGTGACAggagccagcacagcagctggcaCCATGCACAGAGACCTGCCAGCCGTGGGCAATGACTGTGCATCTCTGGTCCTTACAATGCTGCCAGCGCCTGGCTCAGCTCTCCCCACTTGCAGGCAGCGCATGGCactctccctgcctgctcttggGCTCTTCTTCATCCATGGGGCAGAGGACCAGGCAGCTGTGCCCTGGACAGGCAGTATGCATGGCAGGCAGGGGACAATCCTGCACAGGGGAGCTCCCAGGACCTTGCATGCTGACAGTGTGACCGAGGGGCtcaggaaggagggagaaaggaggggatGGAGGCTGGCCTGGGCCTACACACGCAGAGAACCTCTGGAATAACCCTCACCCTGCTCCAAGCAGGCACCATACATGCTGTCATCCCCTGCAGAGGCACACCCCCACCAGCTTCAGCTCCAGTGCAAAGGTTTGATGGTGCCTGGCTCAGACCTGTTCCCTCACCAGTCCCAAACAATAGCAACACCCCCATAACATGTAAGCTCAGCGCTGCAACGCCCCTGCCCTGCACCAGGCACCACCGCCTTCCCCACAGCCCCGTGCTGGGTGACCAGAGCCCCTGCAATGGGGGGAAAACCCCTGCAGGGGTGTCCCCAAGCGTGTTGCTGCAGTACaaagcaggcagggcaggaggtgggggctgcacccatgggtgctgggaccCCGAGGGTCTGTGGCATACAAGGGGGGGGGGTCTCCAGGTGCCCTCTGCGCCTCGCAcccccaggctgggctgtgtgttctggcggggggggggcactgcTGAAGCCACCCTCCGAGAGCTTGCGAAGGGGGATCCCTCTAAGCCCTGATGCAGCCGATGGCAGGGACCCGGCCCTGCGGAGAGCCCTGCCCGGGAAGCGGCTGCACCGAGACCCTCCCGGCTCCCCCGCTTTGTTCTGGGGGACGCACCGGGGGCTGCACCGGGTGCCCGTGACGGGGAGCCCGGCACACGGTGCCAGCGGGGACACCGGGGACACCCCCTCCCAAACCTGGCACGCCCTGCCCGCAGCGCCCGGGGATGACTGCGGCCCGCAGCGAGCGGCACGGGCACGACCGGGCTGCAGCGGGGTTGTGCGGGGCGCAGCCTTACCCAGCCTGCCGAACGGGAGCCGGTTCCTCTCGCCCAGCATCAGGTTGAAGCGCGGGTTGTCCCTCCGCAGGCGCCGCCACTGCCCGCTGGCCAGCAGCAGCCGGCTCACCTCGGCGTACACGCTGCTGCCCTCGTCCCGCACCACGAACGTGTACATGGCGCCGGGGCTCCCCTGCCTACCCGCGGCGGCCCCGGGCGCGCCCCAGGCCCATGGGGCCCCGCCGCAGCCCAGGCAGGGCCCGGCGCCGCCCGGCCCCCCTCCGCATGGCCCGGCCCGCCGCGGCGGGGGGGGTGACCCGGAAGCGGAGCGGAACGCCCCCTGACGTTACCGGGCACCGCCCGTCTGCAGGCCTCGGCCCCGCGGGGTGCGCCGGTACCGAGCAGCGCTGCCGCCCGGCCGCGGCCGGCCCCGTGCGGGGACGTCAGCCCCGGCCCTGCCGGCGCCCAGCCCTGGTGCAGCGCGTACCACCCATGCTGCTGCGGGACCGCTGCGGGCTGCGCTgcgggcaccggcaccggccGTGTCCTGCGCTGCGTCACCGGCTCCCGAtaagggacaggccaaggggaacggctttaacctgacagaggggagactgagatgagacattaggaagaaattcttccctgtgagggtgctgaggcgctggcacagggtgcccagagaagctgtggctgccccatccctggcagtgctcaaggccaggttggactcgAGCAACCTGCtcgagtggaaggtgtccctgcctgtggcaggagattggaactggatgagctttaaggtcccttccaacccaaaccagtctgggagtCTATTGAAGCAAGCAGCTTGTCTGCACTAGGAGGTGCTTGTTGACCTGGGATGGGTCTCCACCTGCTTCCACATGCATACTCCGTTTGTGTTACCCCCATAATGGCTTTAAACCCCTCACAGCCCAGGGAATCACAGTGCCCCTGGGACTCGAATGCTGAGGCCATTCCCTCTTCCCAATTTAGGAAAAGTGCTGTTTGTCAGGCTTCCAAATCTAGATAACTCGGTGGCTCATGGCATTGTTTGGAGAAGGAAGGGCAAAATACAAAGGCATTACATAAATTTAAGATCAATGTTTAGACCAGTAAGCAGAATGAAGTTCACTAATGGATTAGTAAATACGCCATGCAAAGGTTCTTTTAGCAATGTGGTatgctttggtttgttggggttgggtttttttttagcttaaaGGGTGCTTACACACACCACATTTAAGTAATCTGCCAAATCttggttttgtctgtgtgtATCTGGGACAAATACTTGAAGTTTTCCCATTCTCAGTGAGATTCCTGCGTGTGGTTTTTGCACGTGTTGAGCCTCAGAGTGAGAAATGCCCAGTTTCCAAACCCAGGAGGTATTTGTCTCTACAGCTGATGGTTTATCCACCACCCAGTCAGATGTATAGGAGATGACGTGGGTTTGTACAATTCACACTATTGTTTCTTGCTGCACTGTGTTCCTCGTGGTGTGTAAAGCAGCGGATGGTAGTTTCTGGAAGGCTGTGCAGTGATCTGAAAGGTGCTGCTTGTCCAACAAGGGCAAAGACTGGAAGAGCTTAGCACTTTATTTCCACACCGTTTTAGACCTCTGCATTCTTGCTCCTGGTCACTCTATAGAGTGCGTTAGCTCCCTCCAGCTGCTTTCGTGATCCACCTCCTTCCTCCAGTGTTCTCAGCCCCTttttcctgcagggagagaCTAGGTGCACAGTAAAGGTTCTTTCATTGACAGGTCAGAGCACAGCTTGGTTTTGCAGTCCTATACAGTGGCTGTCCCATTGGGTCACTTCAGCAGCGGCGGCATGCTCTCGGGAGCACTGAGCTGTGGTGGCCCTTTCActctggaagaaaagaaggcagGTTTGGGCAGATGGACAGAAGAACGGGAAGGCTGACAGCCCCCATCCCCACTGCGCTGCCACCTGCAGATGCGGAGTTACGCGTGGCAGAGAGGGGGTCCCCTGCCTGGCTCAGCAGGCTCCGTGtgcagggcaggatggagctgACTCACTGTGTCTTCTCCACGTCCTCGATGCCCTCAGGCAGGCACACGTTGAGGGTCTCCGGGAGCAGGAAGGCCACCGAGCCGCAGCACACGGCTACGCCGCAGTAGGTCACCTCGGGCAGAGACCTCCACACCTCATCCAGCAGAAACACAAGTGGGGCCAAAGCCCCACCGAGGCGTGCCATGAAGGAGGTGTACCCCATCCCGTTCTGCCTGGAAAGAGAGGGCACCGAGGAGGTGCAGAACACCACAAGGAACAGATGGTGACTTCTTTTATGCCAGGACTTGGGAGAAAGTGCAGaccctctgctccttccccGTATTTTTCTGTAAGTGCTGAGgcttctcccccttccccagttTTTCCTCTGCCAGTTTTATtctgggtggttttgttttctgtatttgtatCTTCATACAATGATAATTGCCCCCAGCACAGAGGAGGCCGTGGAGCTggtggagtgagtccagaggatgccactgggttggaactggatctaacccaagccattctatgattctcctcCTGGGATGAGTGAGTATGTGTAATCCCTAGAACCTGCTACTTCTAGAGGCAAGGCATCAGACTTGCATTCTCGCCAACAGCACATCCTGGTGCTGATGGTGAACACCTGAAGGTGACATCCCATCTTTGAGCTTGTGCACTCAGGCAAGTAGCATCTCTTACCTCAGTATGGTGGGGTAGAGCTCAGAGGTGTACAAGAAGACGGTAGTGAATGCAGATTCTGAGAAACCTTTGCCCATGATGGCTACTACAGAGCGCAAGGAGGTGAAggctggaaggaaagagaagacatTTAAGACAATGGTGCAATAACAGCCTCTAGGAAGAAGTTTTCTTTGGCCTCAGAtacaagaaggaagaaagttcAGTGctcctacagaaaaaaacagggagCTTCATAGGTCTGGAGCTGCTGTGTCCAAAGTCTGGATCAGTAAGTTTGGTAAGTATTAGCCCAAGTGGGAGCTTGAACTGATGAAAGGATAAGCTCTGACATTTCCCATTTTACAATGTCTATAATAAAGATAGGCACTTCACTTTGCCATCACTGTGCCCTTTACTAGCCACTTCACAGTGACTCAAGACCATCTTGCCACTGGATGTTAGGGCTAGCCTGCAGTAGCAACCTTGTCCCACAGATGGCCTTGAGGTGGAGGACATGTCTATACAGAGTTGCCTGTGAATAAGTTCTATGGTTCTCCTTCTCTAGGGCAGCACAGAATGGACCCCTCCCCGTTAGCAAGAACTGGACGGAGGTCTCACACTTGGGAATGATGATGTTGGCTCCTATGCACAGTCCAGTCAGGATGAGCGTCCACGCCTGGCTCTGCCGACGTCCGATTCGATTCACCAGCACATACATGATCATCTTGGCTGGAATCTCGATGACGCCGAAGACAAACTGGGAGAGATACATGTTGAGCCCGAAGCCTGTAAGGTTCATGCTCATGCCATAATAAGAGAAGGCAACACCAAACCTGTCGGGAGAGTGCAGAGATGGGGGTTAGGGAAATCCAGCTGGAGAACTGCACAACCTCCCCCCGCCATGTGAAGTGATGCTGCTTACCACACAGCCCCCGAACACAGGGAGATCTTCCGCAGGACTGGTGTCCTGAACAAGCTGATGTAGGAGTaactccctcctggcttcttgtctGTCGCCATCTTTCTGAGGGCCTGGGGGAGGTGGAAAGAAGGAGATATCTCAGCTGCTGTACTTTTAGGAAACCCTACACAGGCTGGGGCCTTTGCCTTTCCCAGCTCCACCTTGGATTTCCCATAGGTTTCCACTGCTGAACAATTCTCTGGGCATACGTTGTCTGGTGTGGATTGTTAGCCCAATTTCTTGACATGTGGAAGGACAACTGAGAGAGCCAGAACAGTGAGAACCAGAAGAAGCTTAAAATGCACCTAATTCAGTGatggctggggagggagaagagtgAGGGAATCCGCAGGCCTAGAGCATCACCTACAGTTAAGATGATGCTGAACAGGTCCAGGGGCTGGAGGCTTGTGGAAATGTCTAATAAAGGAGAAATCCCAACCCAAAGTGCTCTCTGGTTAAAAGAATTGTGCCAAATGAAAGCAAGTGTTAGGAAGAGGATAGCTGTAAGTAACAGCCTCTTTCTCTAGGGAAGAGCTAAGATTTCATTTCTAATTGCATACTATTCTTTACAGTTCCTGGATGTGTGATAAAGCTTTtcctactgaaaaaaacatcACACTGGGAAATTCCTTAATCAGTTCTATAAGACAATGCTATTAAACCTAAGAGTATGTCAGTAACGTGCTGTGCAACTACCCCGAGATCATACATCTTTCACAATCAAAGTCTTCTGAGCTAAGGAGAATCAGTTATTCCCTTTATAAGTCATTAAAACACACTGGTGCCTGGTCAAATCAGTAAAGCAAACTTGAGTCAGACAAGTCATGTTTGGATATGAACAAGAAAAACCAAGTATGTTCTTACAAACTCAAGGTGTCATTAACTGCAAGCCTTTCCTGATCGTGGTCCAGTGGCTACAGTGTGGTGGGGAAGTCCCAGCTATATTTCCTAACCCTGCAATAGGGTGACGGTGCACCAATGCACTCTGAAATACAGACTCGTCAGCCAAGGCTGAATGAAAAAGGATATAACATTTTATTGTTACATATTTAGTCAGAGCTACTGGCTTGATTAAAGGCAAGGCAGAGTCACACTTGGCTCCTGTCTGCCACAACCCACAAACTCATCATTCCCCACATGATTAAACACCAGTTTTGTGTTGTAAATCAAAAGGGCAAATTGCCTCTTCAATAGATATTAAGAAACTGCTTTTAATAAATGACATGCTGGCAAGGATAAGGAAATGgtgtggatgcaggagcagtggatgcagagatgcagcaggaCCATGCACAGGGCTCACGTGCTGGTGCCTAGGGTTTCCTATCTTCGTCTTTTAGTGAGAGGAAAACCAATGGACGTGAAAGAAGAGATCAATGTTTAATGAGCCACAAACTTGTGTGAAATCCCACTGGATTTCACAGCTGAGCTTTGTTGCTCTTGGGAAGGTCAAGATAAATCATGTGGACCAGATTAGTCCACGTGATTAGAGGTGTCGGATACACAGCCATCCAAGCCTGGCTGTGGAGGTTTGGTGTGATCACAGGCTACGTTCTGGTCTTTCTCCAAAGGGAGAGACCAGCTTCTGCCTGGCATTTGAGTCCTGCCTAGAACTGGGACATCACATCCAACTGGAGCCAACAGTGTCCTTAGAAAAGCACCGTGGACCAAGGTGTCAGCATTTGTGAGTCTTAACTgcaaaacatacatttttaagaCAGAACTCAGCACAAGATGGAGATTTCCAGATCAGTCTTGTACCTTGACCCTGGTAAAAGGTATGAGGAGTTGAAGGTAGGTGGCCAGTTTTTAGGGTTCTTGCCCTTTATTTGTTCAATCACCTAGCTGAGCAGCTTTGCTGCATCCTTTGCATCCCCGCACTATGGCTGACAGGTTCACATATACACTGAAAGCAGCCTAAGGTGAACtagcttttgcatttttggATAACACTACATGCATCTGAAGTGCAATGTGAGAGAAACTATGCCAACTACATGCTATTAATGTGTGCTTACTTTCTGCTAGCACTGTGCTTGGCAAACACTAAAGCAACAAAAGAAGGTAAACACTGAACTGCACAAACTGCTCATGCATCTGCATACTCTGTTCTGGGAGAGATGCCTCTGCCTTATTTTATCAGGCTGTGCTCCTCTCTTGCTTGTGTATTTAGTCCATCATCCAGTGCATTGAGGCTCCTTGTCATGGCAATAATGAATGAAAAGACACCCCACTGAATGAAGGGGATTGCTGGCCCTAtgggagctgagctgctgctttattttaggAGTGGATATAGCTGCTTTCTAGAGTGAAACAGCACACTGGGGACCACAGTGCGCACAGATGACACCGCAGGCTGAGCATTGCTCCAGGTATCAAATGGATGTAAAACAGAAGATGGGGGAGGAAGAACATGTGTCTGGATCTCCAGTTTCTCACCTCTCGTGAGACAGTGAAGTCCTTCCTCCCGTTCATTCTTGCACATCTGAGCAGATTCCTGTGAGCTTGTTTCACTTGGCCGTTGGCTATGAGCCACCGGGCAGACTCCGGGACCCACCTGGTGCGAGAGGACAGGGCTCCTGTTGGTGCTCCGTGTTTTCCACCCCTGGCCGAAGACAGGGGGTCTTCTCTATGAGCCTTCAACCTCAGCTACAAATAGCAACTGTGGTGGGGTAATGGGACCCCCCTGTCACACGTGCATGCTGTTCTACCCTTAAACGAGTACAGTCTGCTGTAAATGTTGAAACTGTAGGATGTAAAAATACTACTCTGTAGAAAGGATTTAGTGAGCTCTACATTTACTTTGTTCATTGCTAAAATGATTTTGGTTTCACCGCTATCGAAGCCTTCTGCACAAGGCAGTCAACTGGCGTCTAAATCCTTGAGGCTGCGGCCCCCAGTGAAGCATCCACGTTAGTCACTGGGCAACAGGGGATGctgttctgctgcagagctgttcctATGGGAATACCTGCTTATTATTTTGACATGGGACTTTTGTCCAGCCAGGAAATGGAACCGCTTTGGATCATTGAATAAACTGATCCAATAAACTGTATGTTAGTCACAGTGTCAGTGGATCGACCCTCTATTACTACgcgaaaaaaaagaaggggaaaattaGTTTCTTTGATTAAATGAACCATGTCCCATTCTAAGGCATAGGAGAGGTAAAGCATTGCTTAAATAACGCTACAAGAGGGAAGTAGCCCACAGAAAGCAGATGTATTATTTGACCCATTAGGATGGTTCCACAGCTGAGAAAAGCCATGGGAAGTGCGTGTGACCTAGCCTGCAGATGTCATAGGCTCATATGGAAGTACTGGTGCCAAAGGTATCCTCCCAGATGAGGTGGGGACAGAGGGTGGATAAATGATCTATCTTGAGTCTACCAGGGATTAAACCCAGGGATCTGACCTGGTCCTGACTGCATTTATTGGGCTCTCTTTTCTTGCTCTAAGCCATGACTGGCAGTGCTTACAGCACCAAATCCTGCTCCTTTGAAGCTGCAACCTGTCCCCAAATGCCTCAGTCCTGTCTCCTCCTTGTCCCCAGAGCCTGCTCCCATCCCCACCAGCCATCTGGCTGCACTCACCACAGGCAGACAATGCTCAGAAGACAAGGTCCTGTGACAGCTACTAGTAACCAGTGCCATTCCCGCACCAAGTACGCTACCATGGCCAGCAGCATGTTCCCAATGCTCCAGAAGATGCTAGTCAGGATCCCGGAGAAAGTGCGGTGCTGAATGTCCACCCACTCCATCCCTGCAAGAGGGAGGCAGCGTTCAGCTGGGACACACAGGGCTCCTCCAGGAAGGGGTCTGCAGGGCTTTAAGCAAGGGCAAAGCGAGCTGACATCCCTGGTGGTCTCCTCCAGGAAAGCTCCACTGGTTGGCTGACATTTGGCACATTAAAAACGTTCATCCACAATGCTTAACCTCTGGCAAAGCTGTGAGCAGCTGAAAGAGAGCCTTAGAAGAAGAAATACTGGACACATAGTAAGAAACAGTGTGAAAAACACAGTAAGTGCTTTTAAATCCCATTCAATAGCATTTAAAT
Coding sequences within:
- the SLC22A7 gene encoding solute carrier family 22 member 7, whose protein sequence is MEEMKFEDLFLEIGGFGRFQILVLFILCLPRINLPMHFLLHNFLAATPPHHCAIPPQEAFENLTTEEVLLISIPRHPDGTFRSCEMFSQPQFQLLLNSSLQPENSSVIQHCQHGWVYDHSQFTSTIATQWDLVCEQRGLNQATATFFFIGVTIGAVIFGYLSDRFGRKAMLQLSLVCSVMFGMLSAASVSYSMLAITRTLTGVALSGVSLIVLPLGMEWVDIQHRTFSGILTSIFWSIGNMLLAMVAYLVREWHWLLVAVTGPCLLSIVCLWWVPESARWLIANGQVKQAHRNLLRCARMNGRKDFTVSREALRKMATDKKPGGSYSYISLFRTPVLRKISLCSGAVWFGVAFSYYGMSMNLTGFGLNMYLSQFVFGVIEIPAKMIMYVLVNRIGRRQSQAWTLILTGLCIGANIIIPKSFTSLRSVVAIMGKGFSESAFTTVFLYTSELYPTILRQNGMGYTSFMARLGGALAPLVFLLDEVWRSLPEVTYCGVAVCCGSVAFLLPETLNVCLPEGIEDVEKTQVKGPPQLSAPESMPPLLK